DNA from Chitinophaga pendula:
TGTCTATGCTTGTTTATTGCCTCTATTGCTTATGGGCAGCCATCTCCAGCTACTCTTATTGATACGATGATACAGCGGGCTTTCCGCCTAGGTGTTTTCAATGGCAATGTGTTGGTCATTGATCATGATAAAGTCATATACCGCCGGTCTGTTGGTTTTGCGGACGCTACGCATCGTCAACTGCTTACGGATCAGTACCGGTTCCATATTGGCTCTATTGCGAAGGAATTTAATGCGGTGGCGATCATGTTGCTGGCGGAGCAGGGTAAGTTGCAGGTAACGGATAAAGTTGCCCGTTATTTGCCCGGGTTGCCGGACTGGGCAGAGAAAATAAGTATCCTGGACTTGCTGCAATATACCAGTGGGTTGCCGGATGTGAACTGGCATACGATACAATCTGACCAGGATAATATGGCGGATCTGCGGCGTTTGCCGCGCCTGCAATTTGAGCCAGGTACTAATTATGGTTACAACAATAACAATGTTTTCCTGCAGCGCCGGATCATAGAGCAGATCAGTGGTGTTCCTTTTAATACGTTTGTGGAGCAGCAGTTGTTGCGGCCTTTGGGTATGCAGCATGCTATTATAGACCCTACGGAGCGGGATACGCTGATGGCGCGAGGTTTTAATAACGAGGGGCGGCAGGATCGTATTCAGTATCCGATCAGCGGGTGGACGGCGGTGACGCTGGACGATTTCTATAAATGGTCGGAGGGGCTGAACCGGTTCCGGTTACTGAGTCCAGCGGCTACGCGGGTGATCCTTAACAACACTACGGGTACGAGCCGGCAGGCGGGATTGGGTAGAGGCAGTATGGAAGGCGATCAGATCAGTCTGCATAGTCATGATGGTAGTGCCGGTTATTACCAGGCGTTGCTGGTGAGTGAGCCATTGAAAGGCAGGACGGTGATCCTGATGGTGAACAACCGGCAGGACAATATCTATGATTTCAATCTTGCGATTCAAAACATCCTGGATGGTAAGCCCTATGTGCAACCCAAGAAGTCTGCGGAGCCATTGTTGCTGAAAGATATAGATCAGCAGACCATCCCGCAGTTTTTTGCCCGCTATCATGCTTTGAAGAAATCGCACGGTGTGCAATATAATTTTGACGCGGAGTCGTTGCTGAATGGGATCGGGTATTACCTGTTGCGTAAGGACCGGGTGGACGATGCTATTACTGTATT
Protein-coding regions in this window:
- a CDS encoding serine hydrolase, whose product is MSKLYPRLSISMCLCLFIASIAYGQPSPATLIDTMIQRAFRLGVFNGNVLVIDHDKVIYRRSVGFADATHRQLLTDQYRFHIGSIAKEFNAVAIMLLAEQGKLQVTDKVARYLPGLPDWAEKISILDLLQYTSGLPDVNWHTIQSDQDNMADLRRLPRLQFEPGTNYGYNNNNVFLQRRIIEQISGVPFNTFVEQQLLRPLGMQHAIIDPTERDTLMARGFNNEGRQDRIQYPISGWTAVTLDDFYKWSEGLNRFRLLSPAATRVILNNTTGTSRQAGLGRGSMEGDQISLHSHDGSAGYYQALLVSEPLKGRTVILMVNNRQDNIYDFNLAIQNILDGKPYVQPKKSAEPLLLKDIDQQTIPQFFARYHALKKSHGVQYNFDAESLLNGIGYYLLRKDRVDDAITVFTYNTRLYPMSGNVFDSLGEAYYKKGDKKNALLHYKHSLALDPNNPAARKIVASLEN